From Vitis vinifera cultivar Pinot Noir 40024 chromosome 14, ASM3070453v1, a single genomic window includes:
- the LOC100250829 gene encoding uncharacterized protein LOC100250829: MLTFHPNPKPWHPSTPTNFSSIPFKARSFPSRIANSINEKNEPKQSSAGKIKRLVLTQEGRTKFNAYPDREFYAYPRFVTHVDSGFISTLTDLYRERLSPGSEILDLMSSWVSHLPKEIEYKRVVGHGLNAQELAKNPRLDYFFVKDLNQDQKLESDSCNFDAVLCTVSVQYLQYPEKVFAEVFRVLRPGGVFIVSFSNRLFYEKAISAWRDGTAYSRVQLVVQYFQCVEGFTQPETIRKLPATNGAQEDKGPLSWIARLLGFLSGSDPFYAVIAYKNFKPLYE; this comes from the exons ATGCTTACATTTCACCCAAATCCCAAGCCGTGGCACCCATCTACTCCAACGAACTTCTCCTCTATCCCATTCAAAGCCAGAAGCTTCCCTTCAAGGATTGCAAACagtatcaatgaaaaaaatgaaccaAAGCAATCCTCAGCAGGCAAAATCAAGCGTCTTGTTCTAACTCAAGAAGGTAGAACCAAATTCAACGCTTACCCAGATcgagaattctatgcctacccACGCTTTGTGACCCATGTTGACAGTGGCTTCATTTCCACACTGACCGATCTTTACAGGGAACGGTTGAGCCCTGGTTCAGAGATTCTGGACCTCATGAGCTCATGGGTTAGCCATCTACCTAAAGAAATAGAGTACAAAAGAGTGGTGGGACATGGGCTCAATGCACAAGAGCTTGCCAAGAACCCCAGGCTAGATTATTTCTTTGTGAAGGATCTCAATCAGGATCAGAAGTTGGAATCCGACAGTTGCAATTTCGATGCTGTCTTGTGCACAGTTAGTGTGCAGTATCTTCAATATCCTGAAAAG GTATTTGCAGAGGTGTTTCGGGTGTTAAGGCCAGGAGGGGTGTTCATTGTCAGCTTCAGTAACCGATTATTCTACGAGAAAGCCATCAGTGCATGGAGAGATGGAACTGCATACAGCCGGGTGCAACTAGTAGTACAGTACTTCCAATGTGTGGAAGGATTCACACAACCTGAAACCATCCGGAAATTACCAGCTACTAATGGTGCTCAAGAGGACAAGGGGCCTCTCAGTTGGATCGCGAGGTTGCTGGGATTTTTGTCCGGTTCAGACCCCTTCTATGCAGTTATAGCTTACAAGAACTTTAAGCCtttatatgaatga